The DNA window aaccccaaaacaacacaaaaccatCTGAGGAGGTGAAACCCCCAAGTTCCTAGAAAGGATCCAGCTGCGCTAACTATCCAACTGcctcttggaaaaaaaagcattttgacAAATGGAGAGCAGATGCAATGTGTGGAGTCAGAGAGGTCAACAAAAACAAGTAGAAAAAGAAACCAGGGAAACAagtgaaaagagaaagaatattAGAGTATTAATACAGGATAAAAGATCTCTCATGACAACATTAAAGTGAACAGAACGAGAAAAAGAAGAATCACCCCAGAGCTGACAAAACACGAGAGAAGAAATAAGAGACGCAGGATCCTAGGAATACTAGCCTGAATCCAGGGTAAATCTTGATTTTACTGATATCACTGTAATTTTATATAATGGAGGCAAAAGCTGTCCTGTGGAGGCACGCAGACCCACGGCCCTGAACGGGCAGTTCCATGCGAGCGGAGCGGCTCTGAGCGGGCTGGCCGCCGCTGCCCGTCCGCTGCCAAGGCGGGCAGAAATCCCggtccttcccagcagcagccaaggaaGGGCCCGCAGCAGAGGGACCCGgggaggggagctgggagggagggcagagcacagcaagaTGGGTCTGATGGGCTCCTGGGAGAGACCCTGGcccccgctcccagcccggtcacggccgcctcccgccgctgccgccgtcCCGGCAGCTCGCCGCTTTCCAGAGATGCCTGCGAAGGCATCAGTAGGGAACGCTAGACAGAGATCCCCGGGGTggaccccatccctgtcccGGGCTATGCCCGACTCGGgctttcccctttcctcccgCTCCGGCTTTTCAGAATGTATTTCATAACTTTTATTCCTTGCAAAGATGAAACGTGGCGAgcgtgtgtgtgcgtgtgcgtgTTTGCAAGGGAATGCGCCGTGGGAGAGAAGACGTCTCCGCTTGACGTCCCCAAAACCAAAGCCCACAAACTCACAAGTTTTCTCTCTCAGGAGGGCGCAGACGGCTTCCCAGGCTGGCCCCGCCGGTGCCGGGAAGGCTGCGGAGCATCCCAGACACCCGCACCTCACCTCGCCccgccgtgccgtgccgggccggaccgggccgtgccgtgccgggccgggcaTTCCTGCGCCAGCTCCCGCCCGGTGCCAGCGACAGCGCTGGCCGCCCGCACGCAAGGACAGAGCCGTTGCCGGGAAGAAAATCGTGACAACAAGCGGTTGTATCCAGATGTTCGCCTTCCCTGGCCCCGTGACACACGGCGTGGACTTGGCAGACTGGATTTCAAAGAAAAGGGagttgttgtttattttttaaaaggcagaaagcGCTGGGTTAAAATGCACAGGCCGAGAtttccctggcaggcagctgggcaggagccgAACCCGCTGGAAACCCGTTCTGCACTTTGGAATGGCTCCACTGCCCCGGCCCAGTCTTTCTCCAAAGCAACAAATTGGAAAGATATTAAAGCAATCAGGCAACATAGCACAAACCAAGGAGCCTTGAACCTTCATTCTCGCCCCTCCCCCAACTCGTTCCGtttacaaaaaaatataaatattaataagtCCGCAACACACTGAGCCTCTCCATCCGTCTTCTCCGCAACTCCTGCCGGCCTCAGCGCACGCTTCTCCAAACACTCCTGGTTTGCATCCCACACCTGCAGGGTCCCGGCTGCGGTGTGAGAAGCCGAGGCAAGAGACAAAGATCTGTTTCCCCAGGAGGGAGGCACCTGCTCGCTGCTGATGCCCGGCCCCAGCCGCATCCCGCCTGGCCCCGGCGCTCCCTAGCTCGCCTCCTGCTTGCTGCATCCGTCCAGGAGCTCAGTCATGAAGGAGATGTACACTATGGCCAGGCGCAAGGTCTCTATCCGAGAGAGCCTCTTCTCGTAGGCGAAGGTGGGCACCTTCTTCCTGAGCTGATCAAACGCCTCGTTGAGGTTGAACATCCTCTTCCTCTCGCGTATGTTGGCAGCCTGGCGCTGGGCGTAGGTGATGACCCGTTTTCTCCTAGGTCTGTCCAGGAGGGAAGCGCTGCGcatcctttcctcttcctcttcttcttcgTCTTCGGGATCTCCATTTCCCAAAGCAGCCAGGGGCAAACCTCGGGCCATCCCTTCCCGAAGGCACAGGACTGTGTCCCCGAAGGGAGGCCCGGTGGTGACCTCGCAGAGCCCCAGGCCCGCCCCAGTCCGGGGGGCTCCctgggggctgcccagggagaggTCGGCCACGAAATCCAGCACCGAGgtgcccagcagcccctccgGGCAGGGCGCTTGCGGGGCTCTGCCGTGCAGCGCATGCAGCAGCGCCGGGCGCTGGCGGGCTGGGAAAAGGCTGGCTGACATCTTACTTCTGAGAGGGCTTATTTGGgtcccccatccccagccccagcgaCGTTAATATTTATAACCCCCGGATAACAGGATTAGCAGGACTAGAAAGAGCGGCTGTAAAACTTCTCGCCGTGATGCTGATGAGAGGAGACAGGCAATCCCCTCGGGGACGCGTGGATGCTCCCGAGAGAGGAGTCCCCAGCGAGTCAATCCTGTCACAGTGATCAAGAACAGTTCCTTCTTGGCAAAACCCTCCGCTGTTACCTGCTGAGCACTTTTGTCTCTTCTTACACACCCGCAGCAAAACGATTTTCAGCCTCCTTAAagcccccaggagcagagccGGGTCTCCACTGggcttgttttcctgctttctttcgGGATCTCTGAACCCTGGGAGCCAGCCTGACAATTGATGTCAGGCAACTGCATGTATGCTTTTAATGATGTCCTGAAGAGGGGACCTGCATGCGGAGGGTCACCGGGGAATGTTTACCCTGTATCCCAGCGCAGTGGGAACTGAATGACAGGACCTCCATTAGCCTAAGTAAGCATTGTAGGGGACCCGATATTGCATTCCCAGTAGTAACTGTTGGAATCGTCTCTTCATTCCCCCTAAATCCCCTTCAATCAGAGTTCAAATATCTTTCCAGTAAAAAGCAGCTTCGTAAATCTCATTTCGGTTCAGGCAATCTCATAGCACTTGTTTGAAACTCCTTCCTGCTGCCCGTGAGAGGACGATaagctgtcctgcagcagctacACCTTTGGCAGAGCCGTCCCGGTCACCggcagagcacagaggaatCAGCTTGAGCGCACGCACTGATAACGCTGGATACATGCTGCAAAAAACCTTGAAACGCACATGAACGTACCCACCCACACACCCGACACCACTCAATACCTTTCTTCGATCAAGGTTTCCTTGAGGACAGACGTTGTggattgttttgcttttgtcttgGGAGACTGGAAGAGAGGCTGCGCCTTCACCCCCCCGCACCATAGACTCTCCCTAAATAAACAGCCCGGCCCTGGCAATCCCTGGCAGCGTCAGATACACCGAGGTCAAATCCGATCGATTTTCTTTGGCACACGATTTGTGCACACAGCTCTCTCAGGAGTGACTGCCCATCACTCCTGAGCTGCCTTCTAAAAGCTAATCTTCCCCTTTGTCATGCATTGTTGTCACTCTCGCTTTGAGGCTAATTAGTCTGTAATTTCTAAGGGGATTTCAAACCCGATGAGATCAAAGGAGGTGGATGGGGGAGGCCGAAGTATCTCTCTCCTCGAAAATACTTCCTGTTTGCCTACAGGACCGCAAACATTCCCCGTCGCGTACCGGGATTTGCCGTCATTGACAACTCAGCGAGCGAACCACGCACTCCCTGTCCTGGGCAAGGGGCAGCGGGAAAGTCGCTCCCGTGCCCGACAGCCGGGCTGCGGAAGGTGCGCGGCATCCCGGCCAGGTACGCTGGACAGCTCCGCACAGGGGCCGCGGGGTCAGCGCCGCAGGGACCGGAGGGGGACACCGCCACCATCCCCTCCTTCGGGCCGACAACCAacctgtccccatcccatcccatatatatatatatatatatatatatatatatatatatgggaTGGGATGTATAAATAAATAGCGAAGAGCAGCGGGACTGCCTTCATTCTTGCTAGGGCTGAGAGGTTTCTTAGCGAGCAAGGAGAGAGCCACTCAGAGACATGTTTATTTGTAACTAATATGGGGCAACAGAACACCTGGTGAATGAAGCAATGAGGCAAGGAGGACCCGTAAAACTTCTGTTGAGAGGTGTTGCTTAGAAAGCACCCAAAAATAAGTTGAAATGATGTAAATGTTAAATGCTATATAAAAACACTCGGTGGAAGAAAGatcagatatatatatatatatatatatatatatatatatatatatatatatatatatatatatgactgACCCACAAAGGATCATGACTTATTCGGGCTCCTTTTAGTTGAGGTGGCAAGTTTTTAATTTACAGACATGGAGGTAAAAGTTAAGGACAAATGCCACGAAAGACATGTCTCTACAGAACTCAAAATGATCACAGACAACTGCTTCagacagtgaaataaaataatggaaaaatattaactCATCACCTCTATGTCAAAATTCACATGAATTTACTGTCCTGTAGGAAACTGGCATTTAGTAGAGGACAGACCTGCCCTTCACCAGCGTATCTTCAGAGAGAAGCTCTTGCTCACCTCTCTAGTAGCAGATTTTTGCAAGACACAAGCCACAAAGACAACCAGAGCTGGAAGAGGTTTATATTGCAAGAACATAAAGGGACAAGCTTTTCTAGCTAATAATACATCACAAAGTAATATAACATAAGCCATAAAAATATCAATGCTTCCTAAGGAAGCAGTAAAGACAAAACTATGACAGGACTGGGAGGTCCTAGCAGAAAATGAAGACTTGTTACCAAGGTTAATCTTCTTGTAAAGCAgattcttttcctctttgtaTCTTTTTCTATTCCCTCTTATGTTTTgctaaaatattgatttttctctgatattaaatattttatattatatagaaTAAACTGAAAGAAATGTGGTTCCACTAATATGTGACTAATATGTCACTTTTTTTATTTGGTGATTTTTGTCACCTCAACTTCGGGGAAAGTATGGAGCTGAGGCAATGTATAACTAATAACCAGTGCTGCAAGACACAGATTTTCAGTACTTAGACAAAACAACAATGTCAGAGAAGCAGAATGAATTCTCATAAGAGGCTGCTTTGTTACTCCAGAATTGTCTCAGACCAGATTAGGTGATCCAAACTGTGTTCTAGATTTGTTTCAAATATGAATGTTTGCTTTTTGACTCCTACCTTCCTTCAGCCCTCCCTTATTCTagcttttcatttcacttgCTTATCAATTAAAAATTTGCTCACAAGGTGCTTAAAGATGGTAAGAACTGATGGCTACAATTTCAAACCACTGTGCAGTTATTTCCAAAATTATTCTTCAGAAATATCTATAAAATTATTCTTGATGTTCATGTAGGGTTTGTGTTTAAAACTCAAACCACAACTTTTCTGATCTATTAGCCTTATCAGaaagctatatatatataccctTTTCTGCCCAGCCCTTCCGTCACCTCGtgtgctgtgtgcctgtgctAATAATTGTCTACAGTATCACACAGGAAAACACAACCACTCTTATAATTTGGAATTATTGATTGAGATGCTATATATTTTAAGACTGACCTGTACTTTACTGGAAAATTCACTGGAAGTCAGCAGTGACCCTGAGATGCAGAAATATGTAGGTACTCTCCATCAGATATGACTCATCAACAAGGACCTGAGAAGGTACTGGCTGCTTTGGAAACCACAAAAAGTTAGATATGCAACTGAAAAAATGTCTACACTTTTCTTTgtagaatggaaaaaaatcttctcttcTTTAACTGATCCATTAATAATGTGACAGTTGCTGTCATTTTCAGCATCTGTAACAGAAGTAGATGGAGTCTGTGGGACACTAATGCAATCTCTTTCAGATTCTTGACATTGCAGCTCTGTGATCTTCTCATTAAACTTCAATTTAAAGTAATGTCCATGGATCAGGACCTTACTACCTCAAAACACAGGACAGTTCCTATCCGGCTGGACTCACAGTTTGCATTCCTGACAGGCCAGACAGGATCAGTACAGAATATTTGTGTGAAGATGGGACCAGGTCACAGAGGAACAGAGAGAGTTTGGACAATATCTTATCTTGACCCTTGATCAATCAGTATTGAAGAGGAAGGCACTATGGACACCACTGATGAATTaacacaaaaaggaaatatttacacAAAGCTAGCTGAATACTGGTTATTTTGGTGCTAGAAGAATGCCATACTATTCAAATGAAAGCATAGCAAATGTGATTAAATGTGTAATCACTGGAAGAGTCATAGAGTCCTCAAATGTCCCTATGCCTTATGAGATGAAGCAGGCACGGAACACTGGACTGTGACAGAATTTATGTTCGAAGATTTTATGTCTGAGTGAAGCTGAGGGAAGCCTAACAAAATGtataaaatgaatgaaaatggTCAGTACTTTTTTGAGAGCCTtacaacaaaaccagaaaggaggaggatgatgaagTCAAGGTCAAAGCTAATACACACCAGAGGAATCAGTGCCTTGCTGGCTGAAACTGCTGGGAAAGCCTTTGGTACACCACAGACAGGTGAAGTGTCTGTGGTGAGGTGAGAACAAAGTTACCTCAGCCTGACTTCCCCAGATCTCATCTGTGGAAAGAATTGGTTGACTCCATCAGTTAAGGAAAATAATATGGGTACTAGAAATGGGTTCATATCACCTAAATGCTGGATCTTACCCAAGTAACAAGTTATCACGGAGGTGTTCTGATTCCTGCAGAGGTAGGAGCACCTGGAGTAAACATCATGGTCCACTTCAAGTCTGTCTCTCCTGATGGACTCTGGGAGGCTTGGAGATACCCGCTTCAGTTTTCTAGGAGGAGCCTGAGCTCTAGAATCAGCAATGTATGAATAAAGACTAAAAGAAATCTGCTAAGATGTACATCCAGAGTATGTAGGCAAACACAACTGGATGTATTTGGTGCACTGACCAGAGTTTGAGTATGTAAGAAttctctggaattttttttttctaagtagTTTACCTGCATAGACCGTTTAAGAATTAATTTTACTCCTGGCTTATGATATATGTTTGAAATCTCTGCTCACAAAGCAGGTGAAATCCAGCTTACTAGTTCAGCAGTGGGATTACTTCTATGCTGAAAACCAGAATAAATTCAGTGAGCCAAAGCTTTACAGTCTGATCCTATCAGAAGTTTCAGGCACTGATCCTACTTGCATCTGACTGTATTAATGCATTCCTCTGTCATGCCTGCCATTAACAGGAGTCCAATTTGAATACAAGCACCTACTTATAAAGATCAGGTTTCACAACTTGGCTCTCTCAGACTAAAATATGACATTCAGCAACATCATTATTGCCTGACACAGGAAATCATTaggaaaaatcaatattttggGCAAAACCTAATAAAACTAGGTATGTTCTGCCCGTAAAGTGCagttcatttttatttacagtGGTATTACACACCATTTGAAGAGTTTAAAGAAGCAACTGTTGATATTTCCCCATACGGGACCGAAGAAGTGACAAAGAAAAGTTTGAAACTGTAATCTTGGGTAAATCATAGACAAATGAAATGAACAGCTGTGGTTAGGGCAGGATGGGATTCATCATGCTTGCAAGGTTTTATGAACgatactttttttcttaatcatAACCTTAGGGGTGGGAGGGATTGAGAACAGGGCATGCATTAAGGTTGGAATGTCAAACTTTACTTTGAATTTCCTGGCTTTTTATCAGCATGCATGAAAAAGTGTAATGCTATTCAAACATAGCTTCTTTAATCTCGATTttgttatataaatatttttgttgaaatggaatgtaataaaatatatattctttaCCTAGAAGTCTagatttttcaaaatctttattagaattatttaattttattgttttctaattttgtaCTAGAGGCattaattaatgatttttttctcttatacttctcacaatttttaaaatgcagggaaatgtCAGtcttaaatctatttttttgGTGAAGATTTTGCTTATATATCAACAGAATAAATGTATGTTTGATGGAGGTCCAAGAttctacttttccttttttttctattttttacaGATCAAATTTGATTAAATTTACAGATtaaatttacagattttttttataattcaCAGATGTATCTCCTGCAACTAGCAAGGGGACTGAACTTAAAGTCATCTACAGAAAACAGGTCTCCTTTGCCAAGGTTCTCAACCATCCATTGCCTTGCTAGCTTCTCGGTCTGGTATTCTCCTAAGGATATGGAATTAtggaatttcttttcttcatagTCCCTTTTAACAGTTCTTAACAGCTTGTGTCTTTGTGTGTATTGTAGACAATAATCTACAATTACAGTATCACACAGTATCTTTCCAATGGaatttccatttcattcctGTTCAACACATTGGAAGCAGCTAATGTTATGGATAGTGTTTACTTATTTTTGCTTAGTCATTtaccctttttctttttttctgtggtaAACTAGTAATGATTAAATATAAGATTTAGAATCTTGCTTCTAAAAACATTTCTCATGTTTTAGCAGCTGCCATATCACTATGCTTGGTAGATTTGCATTGAGTATGTATTGTTTCTCTTTACAAATGGAAAGCAGGAACAGAACAAGTGCCAAAGAGAAATAGAAGAATggtggcaaaaagaaaaataaggtaAATGGGAATTGATAGTTTGATTTATCTAGAATTCAACTTCTGGGACCTTTTGTGATATAGAGACGTTTAACCTTAGGAAAATCCCATTAAAGTATTTAGCTGTAAGCACTTGGTCCCTCCGCaaatggtattttatttttatattaattatatgtAATATAGGTTCATCAagtgatttattaatatatctTTGGAATATGTATTTATTAACAACATGGAGTAAGCTTTGATTGCTCTCTAACCTAAAAGTTTTGATTCtgcaaatgtaattttaaaaatacaaacaagtgttattgttatttgtcagattttttttaaagtgaactgcaaaatgaaaatttccatCTCACATTCCATCATATTGTTCCCATGTGTGTCAGTGGCAGGGCTGAAATCTTTAGACCCTTTGTGCTGCTTAGTGCCTATACAGCCAAatctcctccctctgccatcAGGACTTGGGGGATGTTAACCACTTTGCCAGAAATTTTCACAGATATTTGCTGGCAGCATCACTCATAAACTCCTGCTGGATGGGCCTGATGCCCCTTGTTGTCCCATGTTATGTGATGGCACTCATGGTGATCTCTGCTCCATGGCCTTTCCCAGAAAAAGGTCAGGTGTACTTCCCTATAACCTCCTTATGACCCTTTGTGTAGACAGCTCTCACATTTGATGACCTCCACTCACCTGGGACCTCCCTGgtcagccagagctgctggtggaCCATGAAAACTGGCTCAGTGAGCATTTCTGCCAGCTCTCGTGGTACCCTTGGGTGgatcccagccagccccacagaCCTGTGTGTGTCGAAGTGATGTAGCAGGTTGCTGACCATTCCCCTTGGATTTTGGGGTCTTCATTCTGCTCCCtatccctgtgctccagctggggGTACTTAGGGAACAACTGGTCTTACTAttgaaggaaggaggaaaagagtCTGCTTACCTTACTTTCCTTGTGGAACATGGTTTAGTCTTACTTTCCTGGGCTTCAGTTTTCTCACCTCTTGAGATCCATGAGTCTTTTCCCCAAACTCCCCCTTCTCACTGCTCTATTTGCCCCTTTTGTCTCTCTATCTAATCATAGAGCCCATTTTCACTTGCTGTTGCGGCTGTCCAACCCCAAGCCTTGGTCTGGCACAGCAGTCAGAGCTGCACTAATTTACCATTCTCAAGCTTGAGCATTAAGAAATTTGGCAACATTAATAGAAAGGTATAAGCAGTCTAGAGTATTTGAAGCCATATAACTTCTAGTCTGCTCTAGCAGGGTAGGTCTTAAATGAGGTATTTGAAAGTGTGCTCCTATGAAAAATAAgcaattttcagtattttgaagGATGAGGAAATCAGTTCATTTCCCAATTGCTTTATTTACACATGATAATTTTGACTGGATTACATAAAAAAAGGGATCATCCATGTCAGTGTAATTGAGCtgtaaaattaatgtttttattagtaataaaaatattaatagcaATATTAAAGTTAATTAAATGGTCATTAGTTATATATATTCCTTTTATGGGTTTAACATTAGAAGGTAAAGAAGCCCACAGCCATTTTCATAACTCATATGttttttaacccattttttTGATTCATGCGTATGTGTGTAGGGAAGGAAACTAGCCTAAATGTTTTTATAATACCTTTAATGCTCAACTCACAGTAAAAACTTTGCCAGTCCACCACATCTGTAATAATCTGTGTCATAGAAAACACTAATTTgtctatttttcctttgaatattttttttttttaggtatgaaatgaaatgttttgaatGCTCATGAAGCTGCATTCTCtttagaaaatgtttcaaaG is part of the Ammospiza nelsoni isolate bAmmNel1 chromosome 1, bAmmNel1.pri, whole genome shotgun sequence genome and encodes:
- the FERD3L gene encoding fer3-like protein; the encoded protein is MSASLFPARQRPALLHALHGRAPQAPCPEGLLGTSVLDFVADLSLGSPQGAPRTGAGLGLCEVTTGPPFGDTVLCLREGMARGLPLAALGNGDPEDEEEEEEERMRSASLLDRPRRKRVITYAQRQAANIRERKRMFNLNEAFDQLRKKVPTFAYEKRLSRIETLRLAIVYISFMTELLDGCSKQEAS